CTCTGTAATACCTTGAGCATATGTATGATATATTGGGTTCTCCTGGAATCTGAAACCAAGAAGACAACACTCACTCACTCCCTCATGTTCTCTATAAACCATGCAGTGAAAATCTAAAGAACCTACCAGCATTTTGGCGCTCCCAAAATCGCATACCTTCACCTCATGTGTAACATTATTGACCTGCCAAATCCAGAAAATGTATTATTACATATACCGAACCCGAACAGGTATCTGAATGCTTAGGCCTATATTTACCAATAGATTTTGCGGCTTAATGTCACGGTGACACACTCCAACAACTCTATGTAGATAGTTCATTGCGCGGCAAATCtgatttttttcaacaaaagtTTCTCAGAGCCTAAAGAAGTGAGAGAGGATATAGAATGAACAAAAAGTTCAAGATCCAAAGTTAGTTTTTTTCACCTGATATGTATAGAGCTGAATATAGATCAAAGGCATTTGTTGATTCATCTTGGTGTAAGATCTCGAAGCCCTGTATATAGTCTCGGGTACATACTCAAGAACAAGGTTAAGATAAAGCTCATCTTTCTCAGTTGTGGAGAAGAAAGAATGCTTGAGGTCAACGACATTAGGATGATCAAGCATTCTCATTATCTGAAGCTCTCTGTTCTTGTATCTCTTGTCTTGCAACACTTTCTTGATTGCTACTTTTTCTTCTGTCTCTAAGCACTTAGCCTATActcattaaaagaaaaacaatcacattttttaaaacaaactcATGAGAGacttctgtttttgttttagtttttattaccTGAAAGACAACACCGAATGAGCCAGTGCCAATCACATGTTCAGCTCTGTAGGAGATTGTCTGAATAAAAAACACATAATAACAATCAGACTTTCATGAAACAGAATGTTAACAGAGAattcaatcaaaacaaaaaaaccgTTAATCACCTTTTCTCTTTGATCGTCCAGACCCTTCTTTGTGGTGGTAATGATCCGACCAGACTCAGTCCCATTCCCCTTGATGATCCCACCGTCCTTATCCTTGTCGTCATCATCGATTCCCATCTCTTTTGGTAATGAATCAGAATCCTCTGTTTTAGAAACAGAGTCTTCTCGTGTGTTCTCTTCTATCTCATCACGAATATGGTTAGGCTTTGATCTCGGCGTCTCGGAGTCTCCTACCTATATAAGTTGCCAAAAAAGAAAAGCTTTAAAAAAAACCCTAACATGCATAGAGTACGTAAGAAAGAAAGATCTTTACGTTATCAGAAGAGACGAAGCCACGCCCAGAAGCCATACTCGTCAATCTACGCATCACATTCATAGTTTTGAGCAGACTTTTTTTTCCCACAAACAACAAAGTGGGCTTAACGAGAAAACACgaagacgatgatgatgatgattcacggagaggagaaagaaagagagagagacgatgATGCCAACTTCTCTCCCCTTTCTTCCCTCTTctgccagaaaaaaaaattaacaaagaaACCGAAAAGTATAGATTTTTGTTCATTACAGTGactatatataaacatatttatagaaaatttatatCTACGGAGGAGCGGATATAGCTAAAGAGAAAATAGGTGGCAAGATTTCTCGTTTATGATCGGCCATGATCTAACATTGGAGAACCAATCATTCTCGATTTCTGTTAtgaactaacaaaaaaaaaatacgtgTACAGATATCATATGACGATCATGACCGTTTGTTGTTATCTCTTGTACTAAATCGGCcgtttgttatttattttagccagataaaaaaaaaagataatagaAGGAATATATTATTATCTAACGACGTCTACGGCTAGTCCAAAACTAAACCCTATCCttaaatcccctatatattaaaggagaagcatttttaaggcttttcttaaacgattttggtgagaatgcatgagaaaaCTCTATTCCACGTGTCATTCTGTGAGCGATTTTAAGAAAAACGGATCATTTAATTA
The sequence above is drawn from the Raphanus sativus cultivar WK10039 chromosome 7, ASM80110v3, whole genome shotgun sequence genome and encodes:
- the LOC108816812 gene encoding shaggy-related protein kinase beta, producing MNKNLYFSVSLLIFFSGRRGKKGERSWHHRLSLFLSPLRESSSSSSSCFLVKPTLLFVGKKSLLKTMNVMRRLTSMASGRGFVSSDNVGDSETPRSKPNHIRDEIEENTREDSVSKTEDSDSLPKEMGIDDDDKDKDGGIIKGNGTESGRIITTTKKGLDDQREKTISYRAEHVIGTGSFGVVFQAKCLETEEKVAIKKVLQDKRYKNRELQIMRMLDHPNVVDLKHSFFSTTEKDELYLNLVLEYVPETIYRASRSYTKMNQQMPLIYIQLYTYQICRAMNYLHRVVGVCHRDIKPQNLLVNNVTHEVKVCDFGSAKMLIPGEPNISYICSRYYRAPELIFGVTEYTTAIDMWSVGCVMAELFLGHPLFPGETSVDQLVEIIKILGTPAREEIRNMNPRYNDFKFPQIKAQPWHKIFRRQVSPEAMDLASRLLQYSPNLRCTALEACAHPFFDDLRDPRASLPNGRALPPLFDFTAQELAGASVELRHRLIPEHARK